A genome region from Leptodactylus fuscus isolate aLepFus1 chromosome 6, aLepFus1.hap2, whole genome shotgun sequence includes the following:
- the LOC142209044 gene encoding interferon-inducible GTPase 5-like, which yields METFRDLSLTEFRPPEDEGEGQHEDPPPEDCWDFSVAVAGGPGVGKTVLIQALLGFSENGQHSRAAFLHPNKPNGPLLYLHPSHPGLTFWELPLDDGSPEKWISEADLLLLVTDAQFTQAHVDLAHSALIQAKRLCLVRTKVDCDMHTLKRRMKEDYSRVEVLAALRTVILQPFNDLPMKEALPLYLISGYEPHKLDAPALKAKIEMTSKELGRALCLAQQGYEVIGYEEIAELQSALERGGISEMVRFIQSSLDSLLDTRFDLALMGGNPGYRHSILNSLRGLKDGEDGSAHGGNPENPIEYASLKYPKASLWDLPGMESLESQPKKYLESVHINRYDFTLLFLTPWQEASSSYRSLVLELKKEGKKSVFIQDCEGDEMPPGPTEDGVFVLSPAKLPGPEFHRLLLHLEKKLSSHKMRAFMLSLPNLSTEVIQKKKEALYQEVWKVALLSSLVASVPVPGLAIACDLSLLTARLDTYRQELGLDADSLANLSHKSGVPVPKLMLEIQSPAGKGVTRELVQKMLGSATGIGLEVAGVFLHRFPLLGPLATGGFAFHASYLVLSRCLEAMAEDAQRVLSRAQSPV from the exons ATGGAGACGTTTCGTGATCTCAGCCTGACGGAATTCAGACCCCCGGAAGATGAAGGTGAGGGCCAGCATGAAGACCCCCCTCCTGAGGACTGCTGGGATTTTTCTGTAGCTGTTGCCGGAGGACCGGGTGTTGGGAAAACCGTCTTGATTCAGGCCCTTCTGGGCTTCAGCGAGAATGGGCAACATTCGAGAGCAGCGTTCCTACATCCTAATAAGCCCAACGGGCCATTACTGTACCTCCACCCTTCCCACCCCGGTCTGACCTTCTGGGAGCTACCACTCGATGATGGGTCTCCGGAGAAGTGGATATCTGAGGCCGACCTTCTCCTTCTGGTCACCGATGCCCAGTTCACACAAGCCCATGTTGACTTGGCCCATAGTGCCCTTATTCAGGCTAAAAGACTGTGCTTGGTGCGCACAAAGGTGGACTGTGACATGCACACCCTAAAAAGGAGGATGAAGGAGGACTACTCCAGGGTGGAGGTGTTGGCGGCCCTACGCACTGTCATCCTACAGCCATTTAATGACTTGCCAATGAAGGAAGCCTTACCGCTATACTTGATATCTGGATATGAACCACACAAACTGGACGCGCCGGCGCTGAAGGCCAAGATAGAGATGACATCAAAGGAACTTGGCAG GGCCTTGTGTCTTGCCCAGCAGGGTTACGAGGTGATCGGCTATGAAGAAATTGCGGAACTACAGTCTGCACTAGAAAGAGGTGGGATCTCAGAGATGGTCAGATTCATCCAGAGCAGCTTGGACTCTCTTTTGGACACCCGCTTTGATCTGGCATTAATGGGGGGTAACCCCGGATACCGTCACTCTATTCTAAATTCCCTTCGTGGACTGAAGGATGGAGAGGATGGCTCGGCCCATGGTGGAAATCCAGAAAACCCAATAGAGTATGCTAGTCTGAAGTACCCCAAGGCCAGCTTGTGGGACCTTCCCGGAATGGAAAGCTTAGAGTCTCAGCCAAAGAAGTATCTGGAGAGTGTGCACATCAATCGATACGACTTCACCCTACTGTTCCTCACGCCCTGGCAGGAGGCCTCGAGCAGCTACAGATCTCTGGTGCTTGAGCTAAAGAAGGAGGGCAAGAAGAGCGTTTTCATCCAGGATTGTGAGGGGGATGAGATGCCACCTGGACCAACAGAAGATGGAGTTTTTGTTCTATCCCCTGCAAAACTTCCCGGGCCAGAATTTCATAGGTTATTGCTTCATCTGGAGAAGAAACTGTCCAGTCATAAAATGCGAGCCTTCATGCTCTCCCTCCCAAACCTCTCCACTGAAGTCATTCAGAAGAAAAAGGAAGCCCTTTATCAGGAAGTTTGGAAGGTCGCCCTGCTGTCCAGCCTGGTGGCGAGCGTCCCTGTCCCGGGCCTTGCCATTGCATGTGACCTTTCCTTGCTCACCGCCCGTCTGGACACTTATCGCCAAGAACTAGGACTGGATGCTGACTCGCTAGCCAACCTTTCCCATAAATCAGGAGTGCCGGTCCCTAAGCTGATGTTAGAGATCCAGAGCCCCGCAGGGAAAGGGGTGACACGTGAGCTTGTCCAGAAAATGTTAGGGTCAGCCACTGGAATTGGGTTGGAGGTGGCGGGAGTTTTCTTGCATAGATTTCCTCTTCTAGGTCCCTTGGCCACTGGAGGATTTGCCTTCCACGCCAGTTACTTGGTGTTGAGCCGTTGTCTGGAGGCCATGGCGGAGGATGCTCAGAGAGTGCTATCCAGAGCACAGTCACCTGTCTAG